A window from Vulpes lagopus strain Blue_001 chromosome 23, ASM1834538v1, whole genome shotgun sequence encodes these proteins:
- the TTC39A gene encoding tetratricopeptide repeat protein 39A isoform X5: MSSPGAEDPLPAGTSVSSLHEALDQCMIALDLFLTNQFSEALSYLKPRTKESMYHSLTYATILEMQAMMTFDPQDILLAGNMMKEAQTLCQRHRKKSSVTDSFSNLVHRPTMDQFTEEEIHAEVCYAECLLQRAALTFLQDENMVSFIKGGIKVRNSYQTYKELDNLVQSSQYCKGENHRHFEGGVKLGVGAFNLTLSMLPTRILRLLEFVGFSGNKDYGLLQLEEGASGHSFRAVLCVLLLLCYHTFLTFVLGTGHVNVEEAEKLLQPYLKRYPKGAIFLFFAGRIEAIKGNVDTAIRRFEECCEAQQHWKQFHHMCYWELMWCFTYKGQWKMAYFYADLLSKENSWSKATYIYMKAAYLSMFGKEDYKPFGDDEVELFSAWPEAQDCWEISTHREVCHPEVQTLPLS; encoded by the exons aTGAGCTCGCCCGGCGCGGAGGACCCCCTGCCCGCGGG GACTTCTGTGAGCAGCCTCCATGAGGCCCTGGACCAGTGCATGATCGCCCTGGACCTCTTCCTCACCAACCAGTTCTCGGAAGCACTCAGCTACCTCAAGCCCAG AACCAAGGAGAGCATGTACCACTCACTGACGTATGCCACCATCCTGGAGATGCAGGCCATGATGACTTTTGACCCTCAGGACATCCTGCTGGCTGGCAACATGATGAAGGAGGCGCAGACGCTGTGTCAGAG GCACCGGAAGAAGTCCTCTGTAACAGATTCCTTCAGCAACCTGGTGCACCGCCCCACTATGGACCAGTTCACGGAAG AGGAAATCCACGCTGAGGTGTGCTATGCAGAGTGCCTGCTGCAGAGAGCAGCTCTGACCTTCCTGCAG GACGAGAACATGGTGAGCTTCATCAAGGGTGGCATCAAAGTTCGAAACAGCTACCAGACCTACAA GGAGCTGGACAACCTTGTCCAGTCCTCACAGTACTGCAAGGGAGAGAACCACAGACACTTCGAAGGAGGCGTGAAGCTTGGTGTGGGAGCCTTCAACCTG ACGCTGTCCATGCTTCCTACCAGGATTCTGCGGCTGCTGGAGTTCGTGGGGTTTTCAGGGAACAAG GACTACGGGCTGCTGCAGCTGGAGGAGGGCGCGTCGGGGCACAGCTTCCGCGCCGTGCTCTGCGTCCTGCTGCTGCTCTGCTACCACACTTTCCTCACCTTCGTGCTCG GCACCGGCCACGTGAACGTGGAGGAAGCGGAGAAGCTCCTGCAGCCCTACCTGAAGCGGTACCCTAAG GGCGCCATCTTCCTGTTCTTCGCCGGGCGGATTGAAGCCATTAAAGGCAATGTTGACACA GCCATCCGGCGGTTCGAGGAGTGCTGCGAGGCCCAGCAGCACTGGAAGCAGTTCCACCACATGTGCTACTGGGAGCTGATGTGGTGCTTCACCTACAAGGGCCAGTGGAAGATGGCCTACTTCTATGCGGACCTGCTCAGCAAGGAGAACTCCTGGTCCAAG GCCACCTACATCTACATGAAGGCCGCCTACCTCAGCATGTTTGGAAAGGAGGATTACAAGCCTTTCGGGGATGATGAAGTGGAGTTGTTCAG TGCCTGGCCTGAAGCTCAAGATTGCTGGGAAATCTCTACCCACAGAGAAGTTTGCCATCCGGAAGTCCAGACGCTACCTCTCTCCTAA